One Halomonas sp. THAF5a genomic region harbors:
- the glcE gene encoding glycolate oxidase subunit GlcE, whose protein sequence is MAETRPTSTDQDISEALGERVRRAAEAGTPLRIVGGDTKAFYGRPVEGETLSTREHRGITSYDPVELIVSVRAGTPLAELEAVLAEQGQMLGCEPPHFGDDATVGGMVATGLSGPRRPWAGSVRDFVLGIRLITQDGVQQRFGGEVMKNVAGYDLSRLMVGAQGTLGLVTEISLKVLPRPGARQSLRLELPRAKAMARLSEWGRSPLPLTAAAWHDGALHLRLEGGPSSVAATRAKLGGDDLDDGYWADLREQRLAFFSREDARPLWRLSLPHNTPSLGLPGVEEADLLYDWGGTQRWLRSDLDAATLREACARAGGHATCLGEREGAGQADPFMPLEPVVAKYHRALKDQLDPKGIFNPGRLYAAL, encoded by the coding sequence ATGGCCGAGACACGCCCCACATCGACCGACCAGGACATCAGCGAGGCGCTCGGCGAGCGCGTGCGCCGGGCCGCCGAGGCGGGCACCCCGCTGCGCATCGTCGGCGGTGACACCAAGGCCTTCTATGGTCGCCCCGTCGAGGGCGAGACGCTCTCGACCCGTGAGCACCGCGGCATCACCTCCTACGACCCGGTGGAGCTGATCGTCTCGGTGCGCGCCGGCACGCCGCTGGCCGAGCTCGAGGCCGTGCTGGCCGAGCAGGGCCAGATGCTCGGCTGCGAGCCGCCCCACTTCGGCGACGACGCCACCGTGGGCGGCATGGTCGCCACCGGCCTCTCCGGCCCGCGCCGCCCCTGGGCCGGCAGCGTGCGCGACTTCGTGCTGGGCATCCGCCTGATCACCCAGGACGGTGTACAGCAGCGCTTCGGTGGCGAGGTGATGAAGAACGTCGCCGGCTACGACCTGTCGCGGCTGATGGTCGGCGCCCAGGGCACCCTGGGGCTGGTCACCGAGATCTCGCTCAAGGTGCTGCCGCGCCCCGGCGCCCGCCAAAGCCTGCGCCTGGAGCTGCCCCGGGCCAAGGCCATGGCCAGGCTCTCCGAGTGGGGCCGCTCGCCGCTGCCCCTCACCGCGGCCGCCTGGCACGACGGGGCCCTGCACCTGCGCCTGGAGGGCGGGCCGAGCTCGGTGGCCGCCACTCGGGCCAAGCTGGGCGGCGACGACCTGGACGACGGCTACTGGGCGGACCTGCGCGAGCAGCGTCTGGCCTTCTTCTCCCGCGAGGACGCCCGCCCCCTGTGGCGCCTCTCGCTGCCCCACAACACCCCCTCGCTGGGCCTGCCCGGCGTCGAGGAGGCGGACCTGCTCTACGACTGGGGCGGCACCCAGCGCTGGCTGCGCAGCGACCTCGACGCGGCCACCCTGCGCGAGGCCTGCGCCCGCGCCGGCGGCCACGCGACCTGCCTGGGCGAGCGCGAGGGCGCCGGCCAGGCCGACCCCTTCATGCCGCTGGAACCGGTGGTGGCGAAGTACCACCGCGCCCTGAAGGACCAGTTGGACCCGAAGGGCATCTTCAACCCCGGCCGACTCTACGCGGCACTCTGA
- the glcF gene encoding glycolate oxidase subunit GlcF produces the protein MQTHFTEEDLQKPHIREADRVLRSCVHCGFCNATCPTYQLLGDERDGPRGRIYLMKEMLESRDDDHQVTEETRLHLDRCLTCRNCETTCPSGVEYHKLLDIGRAEIERRVPRKPAERALRLGLRKALVEPKRFQALLRLGQTFRPLVPGSLAAKMPPAPVDAGARPEGSRHARQMLILEGCVQPGLSPNTNAATARVLDRLGIGLTPAPEAGCCGAIDYHLNAQEAGRARMRANIDAWWPHIEKEGEAGVEAIVQTASGCGAMVKEYGEVLADDPDYAEKAARISALAKDLVEVLRDEDLAVLAVKESRRLAFHCPCTLQHAQKLGGAVEQVLRGLGFTLTPVQDAHLCCGSAGTYSVTQPALATQLRDNKLDHLEAGNPEMIVTANIGCQTHLAGAGRTPVRHWIEIVDEALA, from the coding sequence ATGCAGACGCACTTTACCGAGGAAGACCTCCAGAAGCCCCACATCCGCGAGGCCGACCGGGTCCTGCGCAGCTGCGTGCACTGCGGCTTCTGCAACGCCACCTGCCCCACCTACCAGCTGCTGGGCGACGAGCGCGACGGCCCCCGCGGGCGCATCTACCTGATGAAGGAGATGCTCGAGAGCCGCGACGACGACCACCAGGTGACCGAGGAGACCCGGCTGCACCTCGACCGCTGCCTCACCTGCCGCAACTGCGAGACCACCTGTCCCTCCGGCGTCGAGTACCACAAGCTGCTCGACATCGGCCGCGCCGAGATCGAGCGGCGAGTGCCCCGCAAGCCCGCCGAGCGCGCCCTGCGCTTGGGGCTGCGCAAGGCGCTGGTGGAACCGAAGCGCTTCCAGGCGCTGCTCAGGCTCGGCCAGACCTTCCGCCCGCTGGTGCCCGGCTCGCTCGCCGCCAAGATGCCGCCGGCCCCGGTGGACGCCGGCGCGCGACCCGAGGGGAGCCGCCATGCCCGCCAGATGCTGATCCTCGAGGGCTGCGTGCAGCCCGGGCTCTCGCCCAACACCAACGCCGCCACGGCCCGGGTGCTCGACCGTCTCGGCATCGGCCTGACCCCGGCGCCGGAGGCCGGCTGCTGCGGCGCCATCGACTACCACCTCAACGCCCAGGAGGCCGGGCGGGCGCGGATGCGCGCCAACATCGACGCCTGGTGGCCCCATATCGAGAAAGAGGGCGAGGCCGGGGTGGAAGCCATCGTCCAGACCGCCAGCGGCTGCGGGGCGATGGTCAAGGAGTACGGCGAGGTGCTCGCCGACGACCCCGACTACGCCGAGAAGGCGGCGCGCATCAGCGCCCTGGCCAAGGACCTGGTGGAGGTGCTGCGCGACGAGGACCTCGCGGTGCTCGCCGTGAAGGAGAGCCGGCGGCTCGCCTTCCACTGCCCCTGCACACTGCAGCACGCCCAGAAGCTCGGCGGCGCGGTGGAGCAGGTGCTGCGCGGGCTCGGCTTCACCCTGACCCCGGTCCAGGATGCCCACCTCTGCTGCGGCTCGGCCGGCACCTACTCCGTCACCCAGCCGGCGCTCGCCACCCAGCTGCGCGACAACAAGCTCGACCACCTCGAGGCCGGCAACCCCGAGATGATCGTCACGGCCAACATCGGCTGCCAGACCCACCTGGCCGGCGCCGGCCGCACCCCGGTGCGCCACTGGATCGAGATCGTCGACGAGGCCCTGGCCTGA
- a CDS encoding heme-binding protein: MQTKPVLTLDDVNALLDAGQKEAEANGWAVTIAVADDGGHLLGLRRLDGAPPFSAGVAAEKARNASIGRKETQVFEDMINNGRTAFVTAPMEALLAGGVPVIVEGQVAGSVGISGVKPDQDVQVAKAAVAVIA; the protein is encoded by the coding sequence ATGCAGACCAAACCCGTCCTGACCCTGGATGACGTCAACGCCCTGCTGGACGCGGGCCAGAAGGAAGCCGAGGCCAACGGCTGGGCCGTGACCATCGCCGTGGCCGACGACGGCGGCCACCTGCTCGGCCTGCGTCGCCTCGACGGTGCGCCGCCCTTCAGCGCCGGGGTCGCCGCCGAGAAGGCCCGCAACGCCTCCATCGGCCGCAAGGAGACCCAGGTCTTCGAGGACATGATCAACAACGGCCGGACCGCCTTCGTCACCGCGCCGATGGAGGCCCTGCTGGCCGGTGGCGTGCCGGTGATCGTCGAGGGCCAGGTGGCCGGCAGCGTCGGCATCTCCGGCGTCAAGCCGGACCAGGACGTGCAGGTAGCCAAGGCCGCCGTCGCCGTCATCGCCTGA
- a CDS encoding DMT family transporter, with protein MPPLHLLPPLGAVLIWSGNMTINQLTVGTIAPSSIAFLRWLLAFAVLTPFLLPAAWRHRTTLRREWPKLSVLGLLGMGLWQGLAYVAAETTSATNMGILAAMVPLLTVLLSALILREAPTLGGTLGGLLALAGVALLLGRGDPLSLLDLDVATGDALMLIAATCYALYGVMLKRWPLALPPWVLLYAQVGCAVLLLLPPYLLGPRTPVDAQNIGLILYAGLPASIVTTFLWMLAIRQIGASRASIFINLMPLFAALIAMAWLEERLALFHLTGGALILAGVIMAQTLTRPLMPPAATGTRAERDRLPSSRR; from the coding sequence ATGCCGCCGCTGCATCTCCTGCCCCCCCTGGGCGCCGTGCTGATCTGGTCGGGCAACATGACCATCAACCAGCTCACCGTGGGCACCATCGCCCCGAGCAGCATCGCCTTCCTGCGCTGGCTGCTGGCGTTCGCCGTGCTCACCCCCTTCCTGCTCCCCGCGGCCTGGCGGCATCGCACGACCCTTCGCCGGGAATGGCCGAAGCTGTCCGTGCTGGGACTGCTCGGCATGGGGCTGTGGCAGGGGCTCGCCTACGTGGCGGCCGAGACCACCAGCGCCACCAACATGGGCATCCTGGCCGCCATGGTGCCCCTGCTCACCGTGCTGCTCAGCGCCCTGATCCTGCGTGAGGCGCCGACCCTGGGCGGCACCCTGGGCGGGCTGCTGGCCCTGGCCGGGGTGGCCCTGCTGCTGGGACGCGGCGACCCGCTCTCGCTGCTCGACCTCGACGTCGCCACCGGCGATGCCCTGATGCTGATCGCCGCCACCTGCTACGCCCTCTACGGGGTGATGCTCAAGCGCTGGCCGCTGGCCCTGCCGCCCTGGGTGCTGCTCTATGCCCAGGTGGGCTGCGCCGTGCTTCTGCTGCTGCCCCCCTACCTGCTGGGCCCCCGCACACCGGTGGACGCCCAGAATATCGGGCTGATCCTCTATGCCGGCCTGCCGGCCTCCATCGTCACCACCTTCCTGTGGATGCTGGCCATCCGCCAGATCGGCGCCAGCCGCGCGAGCATCTTCATCAACCTGATGCCGCTGTTTGCCGCGCTGATCGCCATGGCCTGGCTGGAAGAGCGCCTGGCGCTCTTCCACCTGACCGGCGGCGCCCTGATCCTGGCCGGGGTGATCATGGCCCAGACCCTCACGCGCCCCCTGATGCCGCCCGCGGCGACCGGGACGCGTGCCGAGCGTGATAGACTGCCCTCATCTCGCCGATGA
- a CDS encoding bifunctional GNAT family N-acetyltransferase/carbon-nitrogen hydrolase family protein, which translates to MSLDDLHLNLRNLTPDDYPQLKTLMDQVYHDIGGAWPEATIDKLIAEFPDGQILIEDDETIVGVALTVLVDYDTFSNPHRYDDLIGKRETILNDPDGDAMYGLDVLIHPDYRGYRLGRRLYEARKELCRSMNLRSILAGGRIPHYYQHAHELSPAEYLDKVARKEIHDPILSFQLANDFQVKRLLRKYLPEDEKSQGYATLLEWNNILFEPAERVLENRPTQVRVGAVQWQMREFSSVESVLQQVEYFVDALADYQSDFAVFPELFNAPLMGLQDRAAQQDQMAAIRFLAGFTEQFKSELSRMAVSCNINIVAGSMIEEHEDGRLFNVCYLFHRDGSIESQAKLHITPQERRDWVIEGGDELQVFDTDAGRVGILICYDVEFPELSRLLADQEMDILFVPFWTDTKNGYLRVRHCAQARAIENECYVVLCGSVGNVPSIENMEIQYAQSSVFSPSDFAFPHDAVLSETTPNTEMIMFSDLDLTRLTVVRAEGSVTNLKDRRKDLFDLRWRDWSWKSGANLEES; encoded by the coding sequence ATGTCCCTCGACGACCTGCATCTCAACCTGCGCAACCTGACCCCGGACGACTATCCGCAGCTCAAGACGCTGATGGACCAGGTCTATCATGACATCGGCGGCGCCTGGCCCGAGGCCACCATCGACAAGCTGATCGCGGAGTTTCCCGACGGCCAGATCCTGATCGAGGACGACGAGACCATCGTCGGCGTGGCCCTCACCGTGCTGGTCGACTACGACACCTTCTCCAACCCGCACCGCTACGACGACCTGATCGGCAAGCGCGAGACCATCCTCAACGACCCGGACGGCGACGCCATGTACGGCCTCGACGTGCTGATCCATCCGGACTACCGCGGCTACCGCCTGGGTCGGCGCCTCTACGAGGCGCGCAAGGAGTTGTGCCGCTCCATGAACCTGCGCTCGATCCTCGCCGGCGGGCGCATCCCCCACTACTACCAGCACGCCCACGAGCTCTCGCCGGCCGAATACCTCGACAAGGTGGCCCGCAAGGAGATCCACGACCCCATCCTCTCCTTCCAGCTGGCCAACGACTTCCAGGTCAAGCGGCTCTTGCGCAAGTACCTGCCGGAGGACGAGAAGTCCCAGGGCTACGCGACCCTGCTGGAGTGGAACAACATCCTCTTCGAGCCGGCCGAGCGGGTGCTGGAGAACCGTCCGACCCAGGTGCGGGTCGGCGCGGTGCAGTGGCAGATGCGCGAGTTCTCCTCGGTGGAGTCGGTGCTGCAGCAGGTCGAGTACTTCGTCGACGCCCTCGCCGACTACCAGAGCGACTTCGCGGTCTTCCCCGAGCTCTTCAACGCGCCCCTGATGGGCCTGCAGGACCGCGCCGCCCAGCAGGACCAGATGGCCGCCATCCGCTTCCTCGCCGGCTTCACCGAGCAGTTCAAGAGCGAGCTCTCGCGCATGGCGGTCTCCTGCAACATCAACATCGTCGCCGGGTCGATGATCGAGGAGCACGAGGACGGCCGGCTCTTCAACGTCTGCTACCTCTTCCATCGCGACGGCAGCATCGAGTCCCAGGCCAAGCTGCACATCACGCCCCAGGAGCGCCGCGACTGGGTGATCGAGGGCGGCGACGAGCTCCAGGTCTTCGACACCGATGCCGGCCGGGTGGGCATCCTGATCTGCTACGACGTCGAGTTCCCCGAGCTCTCGCGGCTGCTCGCCGACCAGGAGATGGACATCCTCTTCGTGCCCTTCTGGACCGACACCAAGAACGGCTACCTGCGGGTGCGCCACTGCGCCCAGGCACGCGCCATCGAGAACGAGTGCTACGTGGTGCTGTGCGGCAGCGTCGGCAACGTGCCCTCCATCGAGAACATGGAGATCCAGTACGCCCAGTCGTCGGTCTTCTCGCCCTCGGACTTCGCCTTCCCCCACGACGCCGTGCTCTCCGAGACCACGCCCAACACCGAGATGATCATGTTCTCGGACCTCGACCTGACCCGGCTGACCGTGGTGCGCGCCGAGGGCTCGGTGACCAACCTCAAGGACCGGCGCAAGGACCTGTTCGACCTGCGCTGGCGCGACTGGTCCTGGAAGTCCGGGGCCAACCTGGAGGAGAGCTGA